One Chryseobacterium sp. StRB126 genomic region harbors:
- a CDS encoding acyltransferase family protein — protein MQDITKNNFDFIRVLLAFIVFMGHLGALSASEKLSFLTHSPVEVAVFSFFIVSGFLIARSYERSSSLKSYAKKRFNRIVPAYLLVVFLCATLLSLVSTLPISEYFGNTQVYKYLFWNSIFLNFKAPWLPGVFGNQAVNGALWTLKIEMCFYIAVPLMFLLFGKNNKYRTISLIVLYFLSLVYLNYFEMAGKAALSRQLPGSLCYFIGGMLLYFHFDKFIQYKNILFIIAIVTVWIDLVFDIKLFSPIMISIIVLYIAYSFKFLNNFGKYGDFTYGIYIFHFPIIRVFATLGLFANYNPYIMSILCMFVVIGVGIASWHLYEKRFL, from the coding sequence ATGCAAGATATAACGAAAAACAATTTTGACTTCATCCGTGTTCTCCTCGCTTTTATTGTATTTATGGGACACTTGGGTGCTTTAAGTGCTTCTGAAAAGCTTTCTTTTTTAACGCATAGCCCTGTTGAAGTTGCTGTTTTCTCGTTTTTTATTGTAAGCGGATTCTTAATTGCAAGAAGCTACGAAAGGTCTTCCAGTCTAAAAAGCTACGCAAAAAAAAGATTCAATAGGATCGTTCCGGCTTATTTGCTTGTTGTATTTCTTTGTGCTACCCTTCTAAGCTTGGTAAGCACCCTGCCGATTTCTGAATATTTTGGGAATACGCAGGTTTATAAATACCTGTTCTGGAACTCAATATTCCTCAACTTTAAGGCTCCGTGGCTTCCGGGTGTATTTGGAAACCAGGCTGTAAACGGAGCATTATGGACGCTTAAGATCGAAATGTGCTTTTATATAGCCGTTCCGCTCATGTTTTTACTGTTTGGAAAAAACAATAAATACCGTACCATTAGCCTGATCGTACTCTATTTTCTTTCTCTGGTTTATCTGAATTACTTCGAAATGGCAGGAAAAGCAGCACTTTCCCGGCAACTTCCCGGCTCATTATGTTATTTTATTGGCGGAATGCTTCTGTATTTTCACTTTGATAAGTTTATTCAATATAAAAATATTCTTTTCATCATTGCTATCGTTACGGTTTGGATTGATCTTGTTTTTGATATAAAGCTGTTCTCTCCCATAATGATCAGTATTATTGTTCTGTATATTGCTTATTCTTTTAAATTCCTGAATAATTTCGGAAAATACGGGGATTTCACTTACGGAATTTATATCTTCCATTTCCCTATCATCAGAGTATTTGCAACTTTGGGCCTTTTTGCCAACTACAATCCTTATATCATGAGCATTCTATGCATGTTTGTTGTTATTGGAGTGGGAATTGCTTCATGGCACCTTTATGAAAAAAGATTTTTATAA
- a CDS encoding MotA/TolQ/ExbB proton channel family protein translates to MEMNVSKNDEQVVARKAGGLNPAVIIPILLVIGICIWLFVLGNPGNFKADPRLAGASVAFSDVEGKEMHPEGFLGMIYMGGIIVPLLVTFMITVIVFSFERYFVLSKASGSGNVDNFVVKVRSLLNGNKIDEALEECDRQQGSVGNVVKEGLTTYKALAHDTTLNKEQKMVALNKAIEEATTLEMPMLEKNMMILSTLGTVATLVALLGTVIGMIRAFFALGAGGGTPDAAALSIGISEALINTALGIGTSAVAIILYNFFTSKIDGLTYKIDEIAMSIQQSFAEFH, encoded by the coding sequence ATGGAAATGAATGTTTCAAAAAATGATGAGCAAGTAGTTGCTAGAAAAGCGGGAGGTTTAAATCCAGCTGTTATTATTCCTATTTTATTAGTAATAGGAATTTGTATTTGGTTATTCGTTTTAGGTAACCCAGGTAATTTTAAAGCTGATCCAAGATTAGCAGGTGCATCAGTAGCGTTTTCTGATGTTGAAGGTAAGGAGATGCATCCAGAAGGGTTTTTAGGGATGATCTACATGGGAGGTATTATTGTACCATTACTTGTAACATTCATGATTACTGTTATTGTTTTCTCATTTGAAAGATACTTTGTATTAAGCAAAGCTTCAGGTTCAGGTAATGTAGATAACTTTGTAGTAAAAGTAAGAAGCCTACTAAATGGAAACAAAATTGACGAAGCTTTAGAAGAGTGCGACAGACAACAAGGTTCTGTAGGGAACGTTGTGAAAGAAGGTCTTACTACTTACAAAGCTCTTGCTCACGATACTACTTTAAATAAAGAGCAGAAAATGGTAGCTCTTAACAAAGCTATCGAAGAAGCTACAACTCTTGAGATGCCAATGCTTGAGAAAAATATGATGATCCTTTCTACACTAGGTACAGTTGCAACGTTAGTAGCACTACTAGGAACGGTAATCGGGATGATTAGAGCATTCTTCGCACTAGGTGCTGGAGGTGGTACTCCTGATGCTGCAGCTCTATCAATCGGTATCTCTGAAGCCTTGATCAACACGGCATTAGGTATTGGTACTTCTGCAGTAGCAATTATTCTTTATAACTTCTTTACTTCTAAAATTGACGGATTAACTTATAAGATCGACGAGATCGCAATGAGCATCCAACAGTCTTTTGCTGAATTCCACTAA
- the bshB1 gene encoding bacillithiol biosynthesis deacetylase BshB1, with amino-acid sequence MKTDILAFGAHPDDVELGCGGTIAKMVAEGKKCVVVDLTRGELGTRGTDETRKTEAADAAKILGLSARENLGMKDGFLVNSEEYQMRIVKMIRKYRPEIVLANAIDDRHPDHAKGAKLVSDACFLSGLRKIETVVDGEVQEVWRPKHVFHYIQWKDIKPDFVIDISEFLDKKIASCMAYKTQFYDPTSKEPETPITTKDFFESLTYRAQDLGRLSGVTYAEGFTSERLISLKNFDRIVW; translated from the coding sequence ATGAAAACAGATATACTTGCTTTTGGAGCTCATCCTGATGATGTAGAATTGGGATGCGGAGGGACAATTGCCAAAATGGTTGCTGAGGGGAAAAAATGTGTTGTAGTAGATCTCACCAGAGGAGAACTTGGAACAAGAGGTACAGATGAAACAAGGAAAACAGAGGCCGCAGATGCAGCAAAAATCCTTGGGCTCTCCGCAAGAGAGAACTTGGGAATGAAAGATGGTTTTTTGGTGAATTCCGAAGAGTATCAAATGAGGATTGTAAAAATGATCCGCAAATACAGGCCGGAAATCGTTTTAGCTAATGCGATTGATGATAGGCATCCAGACCATGCAAAAGGAGCGAAATTAGTATCGGATGCGTGCTTTTTGTCCGGACTGAGAAAAATTGAGACCGTAGTGGATGGAGAAGTTCAGGAAGTATGGAGACCCAAGCATGTTTTTCACTATATTCAGTGGAAAGATATCAAACCAGATTTCGTTATAGACATTTCAGAGTTCCTGGATAAAAAGATTGCTTCATGTATGGCTTATAAAACTCAGTTTTATGACCCAACTTCTAAGGAACCTGAGACTCCAATTACTACAAAAGACTTTTTTGAGAGTTTAACTTACCGAGCTCAGGATTTAGGGAGATTATCGGGAGTTACTTACGCTGAGGGCTTTACATCAGAAAGGTTAATTTCTTTGAAAAATTTTGACAGAATTGTTTGGTAG
- the leuS gene encoding leucine--tRNA ligase, producing the protein MFYDHQQIEKKWQKYWEDHQTYKTSNNTDKPKFYVLDMFPYPSGAGLHVGHPLGYIASDIYARYKRHQGFNVLHPVGYDSFGLPAEQYAIQTGQHPAITTEQNINRYEEQLRKIGFSFDWSREVRTSDASYYKWTQWIFIELYHSWYNKNTDKAEAIDTLIKHFEQKGTEGLNANQNDELNFTAEEWANASDIDKEDILLNYRLAYRAETTVNWCPALGTVLANDEIKDGKSERGGFPVFQKKMMQWSMRISAYSERLLQGLSTLDWPQPLKDSQEYWIGKSQGAQVQFQVEGHDEVVEVFTTRPDTIFGATFMVLAPENPLVDTITTAAQKAEVDTYIEETSKKTERDRMSDVKNVSGAFTGSYAINPFSGENMPIYISDYVLMGYGTGAVMAVPAHDERDHRLAKKFNLEIKKVVATEEDVQENSFDSKDSVCVNSDFLNGLNYNDAKSKIISEIETKGIGHGTTNYRQRDAIFSRQRYWGEPVPIYYKDEMPYTLPASALPLELPEVEKYLPTEDGDPPLGNAKTFAWDEVNQKVVSTDLIDDKTIFPLELSTMPGWSGSSWYFLRYMDPQNDGEFSAKNLSDYWGQVDLYIGGSEHATGHLLYSRFWNMFLKDRGYINHDEPFQKLINQGMILGMSAFVYRIDGTNKYVSKNLASGYQTQQIHVDVALLKGTSDELDTEAFKAWRPDYADAEFILEDEKYITGREVEKMSKSKYNVVNPDDICEEYGADGLRLYEMFLGPLEQSKPWNTQGLSGVYGFLKKFWNLYFNGDVFEVSEEEPTKAEYKVLHTLIKKVVYDIENFSFNTSVSSFMIAVNELQKLKCNKRNILEPLAVIISPYAPHICEELWSVLGHDTSIEFEKFPVLNEDYLIEDEIEYPVSVNGKMKFKISLSAQLSAKEVEDLVISNEKMQLILEGKTPKKIIVVPHRIVNIVI; encoded by the coding sequence GTGTTTTACGATCATCAGCAGATAGAAAAAAAGTGGCAGAAATACTGGGAGGACCATCAAACCTATAAAACTTCCAATAATACCGATAAACCTAAATTTTATGTACTCGATATGTTTCCGTATCCATCCGGAGCAGGACTTCACGTAGGACATCCACTGGGATATATTGCGTCAGATATCTATGCGAGGTATAAAAGACACCAAGGGTTTAACGTTCTCCATCCGGTAGGGTATGACAGCTTTGGGCTTCCTGCTGAGCAGTATGCAATCCAGACAGGGCAGCATCCGGCAATCACTACAGAACAGAATATCAACAGATACGAAGAGCAGTTAAGAAAAATAGGATTCTCATTCGATTGGAGCAGAGAAGTAAGAACTTCTGATGCATCTTATTATAAATGGACACAGTGGATCTTTATTGAACTGTATCATTCTTGGTATAATAAAAATACAGATAAAGCAGAAGCTATTGATACCTTAATCAAACATTTTGAACAAAAAGGTACAGAAGGCTTAAATGCCAATCAAAACGATGAATTAAATTTCACGGCTGAAGAATGGGCTAATGCTTCTGATATTGATAAAGAAGATATCTTATTAAACTACCGTCTTGCTTACAGAGCAGAGACTACTGTAAACTGGTGCCCTGCATTAGGAACTGTTTTAGCAAATGATGAGATCAAAGACGGAAAATCTGAAAGAGGAGGATTCCCTGTATTCCAAAAGAAAATGATGCAGTGGAGCATGAGAATCTCTGCATATTCTGAAAGATTATTACAAGGGCTATCTACATTAGACTGGCCACAACCTTTGAAAGATTCGCAGGAATACTGGATCGGAAAATCTCAGGGAGCACAGGTTCAGTTCCAGGTAGAAGGTCATGATGAGGTTGTTGAAGTTTTCACGACAAGACCTGATACCATTTTTGGCGCAACCTTTATGGTGTTGGCTCCGGAAAACCCATTAGTGGATACGATTACTACAGCTGCTCAGAAAGCAGAAGTAGATACTTATATAGAAGAAACTTCCAAAAAAACTGAAAGAGATAGAATGTCTGACGTGAAAAACGTGAGCGGAGCTTTCACAGGAAGTTATGCAATCAATCCGTTCAGTGGAGAAAACATGCCAATCTATATTTCAGATTATGTATTGATGGGCTATGGAACAGGAGCAGTAATGGCAGTTCCTGCACATGACGAGCGTGATCACAGATTGGCAAAGAAGTTTAATTTAGAAATTAAAAAAGTTGTAGCAACTGAAGAAGACGTTCAGGAAAATTCTTTTGATTCTAAAGACTCTGTTTGTGTAAATTCAGACTTCTTAAACGGACTAAATTATAATGATGCCAAATCAAAAATAATTTCAGAAATTGAAACGAAAGGTATCGGTCACGGAACTACGAACTACAGACAGCGTGATGCAATTTTCTCAAGACAGCGTTATTGGGGAGAACCGGTTCCTATATATTATAAGGATGAGATGCCATATACGTTGCCGGCTTCTGCTTTACCATTGGAACTTCCTGAAGTTGAAAAATATTTGCCGACTGAAGATGGAGATCCACCATTAGGAAATGCAAAAACATTTGCTTGGGATGAAGTGAACCAGAAAGTAGTTTCTACGGATTTAATTGATGACAAAACTATTTTCCCATTAGAATTATCTACAATGCCGGGCTGGTCTGGAAGCTCTTGGTATTTCCTTAGATATATGGATCCACAAAATGATGGAGAGTTCTCTGCAAAGAATCTTTCAGACTATTGGGGACAGGTAGACTTATATATAGGTGGTAGCGAACACGCAACCGGTCACCTATTATATTCCCGTTTCTGGAATATGTTCTTAAAAGACAGAGGGTATATCAATCATGATGAACCTTTCCAGAAATTAATCAACCAGGGAATGATTTTGGGAATGAGTGCATTCGTGTACAGAATTGATGGTACTAATAAATATGTATCTAAAAATTTAGCCAGCGGATATCAGACTCAACAGATCCATGTTGATGTAGCCTTATTAAAAGGAACATCTGATGAATTGGATACTGAAGCATTCAAAGCATGGAGACCAGACTATGCAGATGCAGAATTTATTCTGGAAGATGAAAAATACATCACAGGCCGTGAAGTAGAAAAAATGTCCAAGTCTAAATACAATGTAGTAAACCCTGATGACATCTGTGAAGAATATGGGGCAGACGGATTGAGACTATATGAAATGTTCTTAGGGCCATTGGAGCAATCCAAGCCTTGGAACACACAAGGGCTAAGTGGAGTATATGGTTTCCTTAAAAAATTCTGGAATCTTTATTTCAACGGAGATGTATTTGAAGTTTCTGAAGAAGAACCTACAAAAGCGGAATATAAAGTTTTGCATACCTTAATAAAGAAAGTCGTTTACGATATTGAAAATTTCTCTTTCAATACTTCAGTATCATCATTTATGATTGCTGTAAACGAACTTCAAAAATTAAAATGTAACAAGCGCAATATTTTAGAACCTTTAGCCGTTATCATCTCTCCATATGCGCCGCATATCTGTGAAGAATTGTGGAGTGTATTAGGACATGATACATCTATCGAATTCGAGAAGTTTCCGGTATTAAACGAAGATTATCTGATTGAAGATGAAATTGAATATCCGGTAAGCGTAAATGGTAAAATGAAGTTCAAAATTTCTCTTTCGGCCCAATTATCTGCTAAGGAGGTAGAAGATTTGGTGATTTCAAATGAGAAAATGCAACTGATTCTGGAAGGTAAAACCCCTAAAAAAATCATTGTAGTCCCTCACCGTATTGTGAATATCGTAATTTAA
- a CDS encoding PstS family phosphate ABC transporter substrate-binding protein, which yields MKNSFFKTAAIVSLSLMAIGCKKKDDNAPSYNKGNLTIFTDGSFQSVTEALADGYMISYPETHIKVEIKKEDLGFLDLLNEKAKIIVMSRNLNAEEVKTYEERTQLKFTPAKFAADAVVFVVPKDSPKESISMDEINSGLLSENKDFIFDGTNSSNLNFVAEKLKKQPKDLKFSIIPGNQKVIEELGKYPNKIGVIGLNTFSRPYDKESEKLRDMVKILPVINNGKAYNADSEGLRSMDYPFTRVLYFLANEGGFNIASGFIRFSCTHLGQKIVQKEGLQPYNLYKREVQMR from the coding sequence ATGAAGAATAGTTTTTTTAAGACTGCTGCCATTGTTTCTCTTAGTTTAATGGCCATAGGCTGCAAAAAAAAAGACGATAATGCTCCTTCTTATAATAAAGGTAACCTAACAATTTTTACGGATGGTTCCTTTCAAAGTGTTACAGAAGCATTAGCTGATGGCTATATGATCAGTTATCCTGAAACACATATTAAGGTCGAAATTAAAAAAGAAGACTTAGGATTCCTGGATTTGCTGAATGAGAAAGCAAAGATTATTGTAATGTCCAGAAATCTTAATGCAGAAGAAGTAAAAACTTATGAGGAAAGAACTCAATTAAAATTTACTCCTGCTAAATTTGCTGCAGATGCTGTAGTTTTTGTAGTTCCAAAAGACTCTCCAAAAGAGAGTATTAGTATGGATGAAATCAATAGCGGGCTACTTTCGGAAAATAAAGACTTTATTTTTGATGGAACAAATTCTAGTAATCTGAATTTTGTTGCTGAAAAATTAAAAAAACAGCCTAAAGACCTTAAATTTTCCATTATTCCGGGAAATCAAAAGGTTATAGAAGAACTAGGAAAATATCCAAATAAAATTGGCGTTATTGGACTTAATACTTTCAGTCGTCCTTATGATAAGGAATCAGAGAAATTGAGAGATATGGTGAAAATTCTTCCGGTTATTAATAATGGAAAAGCATACAATGCGGATTCCGAAGGACTTCGCTCTATGGATTATCCTTTTACAAGAGTCCTTTATTTCCTGGCGAATGAAGGTGGTTTTAATATCGCGAGTGGATTTATTAGATTTTCATGTACCCATTTAGGACAGAAAATTGTTCAAAAAGAAGGTTTACAGCCTTACAACCTGTACAAAAGAGAGGTGCAGATGCGTTAA
- a CDS encoding tetratricopeptide repeat protein, producing MKDIMNMNVKKIAFGAAVVFFTGFASAQTLQDGINSIDSDKFAQAKTNFTDMIAKEPTAENYFYLGNTFLKQGEPDYAKATENFNKGLAADAKSFVNKIGLATVKLGKGDKSAVAEIQKIVTDSKEKDAEVLFRAAEALTLFEKNSSPDLAIQFLTKAIEKAEKKGVPAHYYYTLGDAYRLKRSPGDAMSAYDKALPLAKNKASVYTRMATLWMAAQIWQKAKESVDKAIAVDPTYAPAYKALAGYDIRYQQNAKATQDLINYTKYADEDPYTQLEIAKLYFTNEDYANSKAVLDKIFDKIDDPIKFKLRAYQAYADGNYADAKQNMDTFVAQADKSRVLPADQGLQGLIAAGLAKDEKDAAKKSALTTESQQKIAIAKAAKDETMKWDLELANIAGGGGASQAEADKGPTNPAIEALKKQVAANNQDSDALFKLATAYQDVKNWNGAILTWQKMSALLPDWAPAYYSQGYSYQQAGNNDAAKLAYEKFISTVKPAEQEANKQTLAYAYFAVAYMSKDSDVAKAKDYVAKSLQLDPTYQDAVKLNAEINK from the coding sequence ATGAAAGATATAATGAATATGAATGTAAAGAAGATTGCTTTTGGAGCAGCCGTGGTATTTTTTACCGGTTTTGCCTCTGCACAGACATTGCAGGATGGTATTAACAGTATAGACAGTGATAAATTTGCTCAGGCAAAAACAAACTTCACTGATATGATTGCTAAGGAGCCAACAGCTGAAAATTATTTCTATTTAGGAAATACTTTCTTAAAGCAAGGAGAACCAGATTATGCAAAGGCTACTGAAAACTTTAATAAAGGATTAGCTGCAGATGCTAAAAGCTTCGTTAACAAAATTGGTTTAGCTACCGTAAAGCTTGGAAAAGGCGATAAAAGTGCTGTTGCTGAAATTCAAAAAATCGTAACCGATTCTAAAGAGAAAGATGCAGAAGTATTATTTAGAGCAGCAGAAGCTTTAACTTTATTTGAAAAGAACAGTTCTCCGGATCTTGCTATCCAATTCCTGACTAAAGCAATTGAAAAAGCTGAGAAAAAAGGAGTTCCTGCACATTACTATTATACATTAGGAGATGCTTACAGATTGAAAAGATCTCCAGGTGATGCTATGAGCGCTTATGACAAAGCATTGCCATTAGCTAAAAATAAAGCTTCTGTTTATACAAGAATGGCTACATTATGGATGGCTGCTCAGATATGGCAGAAAGCTAAAGAAAGCGTAGATAAAGCAATTGCTGTAGATCCTACTTATGCACCAGCATACAAAGCATTGGCTGGATATGATATCAGATACCAACAAAATGCTAAGGCTACACAAGACCTTATCAACTATACAAAATATGCTGATGAAGATCCGTATACTCAGTTAGAAATTGCAAAATTATACTTCACTAACGAAGATTATGCAAACTCTAAAGCTGTATTGGATAAGATTTTTGATAAAATTGATGATCCTATTAAGTTCAAATTAAGAGCTTATCAAGCTTATGCAGATGGAAATTATGCGGATGCAAAACAGAATATGGACACTTTCGTTGCTCAGGCTGACAAATCAAGAGTATTGCCTGCTGACCAAGGTTTACAAGGACTTATCGCTGCAGGATTAGCAAAAGACGAAAAAGATGCTGCTAAAAAATCTGCTCTAACAACTGAATCTCAGCAAAAAATTGCTATTGCTAAAGCGGCAAAAGACGAAACAATGAAGTGGGATTTAGAATTGGCAAACATTGCTGGAGGTGGTGGTGCTTCTCAGGCAGAAGCAGATAAAGGACCTACTAACCCTGCTATCGAAGCATTGAAGAAACAAGTAGCAGCTAACAACCAGGATTCTGATGCTTTATTCAAATTAGCAACAGCTTATCAGGATGTTAAAAACTGGAACGGGGCAATCCTTACATGGCAGAAAATGTCAGCACTTCTTCCTGACTGGGCACCGGCTTATTATAGCCAGGGATATTCTTACCAACAGGCAGGAAACAATGATGCTGCTAAATTAGCTTATGAAAAGTTCATCAGTACTGTAAAGCCTGCTGAGCAGGAAGCTAACAAGCAGACTCTTGCTTACGCTTACTTTGCGGTAGCTTATATGAGTAAAGATTCTGATGTAGCAAAAGCAAAAGATTATGTTGCTAAATCTTTACAGTTAGATCCAACTTATCAGGATGCTGTAAAATTAAACGCAGAGATCAACAAATAA
- a CDS encoding ExbD/TolR family protein, translating to MARIKPKRHGVVTDMTAMCDVTFLLLTFFIMTTQFKKPDVEQIKPPSSISEKLLPDASLMTINATPDGKFYFQPVENASERLALLDKMGQKYGVTFDNNQKAAFQKVQAIGVPMNQLKGYLDLPEDEQKSYKSPTGIPMDSTNKQLIDWVKESLSVNPDYKLAIKGDVTTKYPKVKSLFEGLRDIDFLKFWLITSQEGKPNE from the coding sequence ATGGCGAGAATTAAACCAAAAAGACATGGAGTAGTTACGGACATGACCGCGATGTGCGACGTTACGTTCCTATTACTTACGTTCTTTATTATGACCACGCAGTTTAAAAAACCTGATGTGGAGCAGATCAAACCGCCATCTTCAATTTCGGAAAAATTACTTCCTGATGCTAGTTTAATGACTATCAATGCTACACCGGACGGAAAATTTTATTTCCAGCCAGTAGAAAATGCATCAGAAAGACTTGCACTTTTAGATAAAATGGGTCAGAAGTATGGCGTTACTTTTGATAATAATCAAAAAGCAGCTTTCCAGAAAGTTCAGGCTATTGGAGTTCCAATGAACCAATTAAAAGGGTATTTGGATTTGCCTGAAGATGAGCAGAAAAGTTACAAGAGTCCTACAGGGATTCCTATGGATAGTACAAATAAGCAATTAATTGATTGGGTAAAAGAAAGTTTAAGCGTTAACCCTGACTACAAGTTAGCTATTAAAGGTGACGTTACTACTAAATACCCTAAAGTTAAAAGCCTATTTGAGGGTTTAAGAGATATTGATTTTCTTAAATTTTGGTTGATTACATCACAAGAAGGTAAACCTAATGAATAA
- a CDS encoding lipocalin family protein has protein sequence MKKLALLFFGLSLLVTTGCNNSNDIVIEEPIIGFWQPQKEVVTTVEVGEQPISDVITYTDCQKQSRWWFSTETTGKRIDVEDPITGTACNILPDKNFSYSYDKSSKALQLKYQGVVAPENTKVVTLDATTLNLSIRVETEDPTIYKTRTITFKRVSPKP, from the coding sequence ATGAAGAAATTAGCACTACTATTTTTTGGTTTATCATTATTGGTAACCACCGGATGTAATAATAGCAACGATATTGTTATAGAAGAACCGATTATTGGATTCTGGCAACCGCAAAAAGAGGTGGTTACTACTGTTGAGGTAGGTGAGCAACCAATTTCAGATGTGATTACTTATACCGACTGTCAGAAACAATCCAGATGGTGGTTCAGTACAGAGACAACCGGGAAAAGAATAGATGTGGAGGATCCTATTACGGGAACGGCTTGTAATATTTTGCCGGATAAAAACTTTAGCTACTCGTATGACAAGAGCAGTAAGGCTCTTCAACTGAAATATCAGGGAGTGGTAGCACCAGAAAATACAAAGGTTGTTACGCTAGACGCAACTACGCTCAACTTATCAATAAGAGTAGAAACCGAAGATCCTACAATATACAAAACAAGAACTATTACGTTTAAAAGGGTAAGCCCTAAACCTTAA
- a CDS encoding ExbD/TolR family protein encodes MAEVQVQDKSAKGGKVRSKKNNPRVDMTPMVDLNFLLLMFFMFTSTFSKPNVMDLGLPAKPKPTDPKPPPTEIKLSNSISLLLGKDNKVFWHQQDQTSLNDQNLMETSFDREGIRKVIEQAKSRAADPTKFTVIIKPTDDAVYKNFVDILDEMAITKSEQYGVTDVKPWEKAIYEKKVGGAAAPAATK; translated from the coding sequence ATGGCAGAAGTACAAGTACAGGATAAGAGTGCCAAGGGTGGCAAGGTTCGATCCAAGAAAAACAACCCCAGAGTCGATATGACTCCGATGGTTGACCTTAATTTCTTACTATTGATGTTCTTTATGTTTACGTCAACCTTTAGTAAACCAAATGTGATGGACTTAGGTCTTCCGGCTAAACCAAAGCCTACTGATCCTAAACCACCTCCAACAGAAATTAAACTTTCAAATTCAATTTCTCTATTACTAGGAAAAGACAATAAAGTATTTTGGCACCAGCAGGATCAAACATCCTTAAATGACCAAAATCTTATGGAAACTAGTTTTGACAGAGAAGGAATTAGAAAAGTAATTGAGCAAGCAAAATCTAGAGCAGCGGATCCTACCAAATTTACGGTGATCATTAAGCCAACTGACGATGCTGTATATAAGAACTTTGTTGATATTCTTGATGAAATGGCAATTACCAAAAGCGAACAGTACGGTGTTACTGATGTCAAACCTTGGGAAAAGGCTATTTATGAAAAGAAAGTAGGTGGTGCTGCTGCACCGGCTGCTACAAAGTAA
- a CDS encoding C4-dicarboxylate ABC transporter, which translates to MMFKWLSLIAGLFYIVLGIVVMVYRFFFTILDPIVAYALGGVFALYGIFRIYRAVSEIKKNRNEE; encoded by the coding sequence ATGATGTTCAAGTGGTTATCCCTCATTGCGGGATTGTTTTATATCGTTTTAGGAATTGTAGTAATGGTCTACAGATTCTTTTTTACTATTTTAGACCCTATTGTAGCGTATGCTTTAGGTGGGGTATTTGCTCTTTATGGAATATTTAGAATCTATAGAGCTGTATCAGAAATCAAAAAAAACAGAAATGAAGAATAG
- a CDS encoding energy transducer TonB gives MADENVYGRNLTLDEIVFENRNKEYGAYDLRHQYPRLLTKSFIVGTSIFLLVALSPFIYLTIKNLTAPPKQEVKADLVNIVEDEPIIEQPKEEEPPPPPPPKEEPKIEVIQNVVPEPVKAPKIETPPPPISKQLETTTGLNNQEGVKAPAYTPPPPPPSTGTKTATVEVKANNPNEIYKDVDQSAEYPGGMGALRKFLGENFDTSLMEGGEGTLKAKLKFVVEKDGTVSAVTIEEKSPNSDFNNEAIRVVKKLKKWTPAKRNGESVRSYYSVPFTMNFE, from the coding sequence ATGGCAGATGAAAATGTATACGGTAGGAATCTAACTTTAGATGAAATCGTATTTGAAAATAGAAACAAGGAATATGGTGCCTATGATCTTAGACATCAGTATCCTAGACTTCTGACAAAATCTTTTATTGTCGGAACATCTATCTTTCTTTTGGTAGCTTTGTCTCCGTTCATCTATCTTACAATTAAAAACCTTACAGCTCCGCCTAAGCAAGAAGTAAAGGCAGATCTTGTAAATATTGTGGAAGATGAACCAATTATTGAGCAACCTAAAGAAGAAGAACCACCACCACCTCCTCCTCCAAAAGAGGAACCAAAAATTGAGGTGATCCAAAACGTGGTTCCAGAGCCTGTAAAAGCTCCGAAAATTGAAACTCCACCACCACCGATTTCTAAGCAGTTGGAAACTACAACTGGTTTGAATAATCAGGAGGGGGTAAAAGCTCCGGCTTATACACCACCACCGCCACCACCATCTACAGGTACAAAAACTGCAACTGTAGAAGTGAAAGCGAATAACCCTAACGAAATCTACAAAGATGTAGACCAGTCTGCAGAATATCCTGGAGGTATGGGTGCATTAAGAAAATTCTTAGGAGAAAACTTCGATACTTCATTAATGGAAGGAGGTGAAGGTACCCTTAAAGCTAAGCTTAAGTTCGTTGTAGAAAAAGACGGAACTGTTTCTGCAGTTACTATTGAAGAGAAATCTCCAAATAGCGACTTCAACAATGAGGCAATTCGTGTAGTTAAGAAACTTAAAAAATGGACTCCTGCGAAGAGAAACGGGGAGAGCGTTAGATCTTACTATAGCGTACCATTTACTATGAACTTTGAATAA